A single region of the Brachypodium distachyon strain Bd21 chromosome 3, Brachypodium_distachyon_v3.0, whole genome shotgun sequence genome encodes:
- the LOC100829511 gene encoding diacylglycerol kinase 4: MRSRSRSCSEMSLSLSAAGSSPAERDGELRSSPNSPPAAAPPPLVGAFIESLSFRSCGFGRAASSAFEKEDLRLRAALPQRLRDALHAALRARDPSAGKFALEEAPGAPTGVNQWYALAPEDAPENPLVAFVNPKSGGRVGPVLKSRLQELIGEDQVFDLTVVKPSDFVEYALACLEQLADSGDHSAKSIRHNLRVMVAGGDGTVGWVLGCLGELYVQNREPVPPVAVIPLGTGNDLSRSFGWGASFPFSWKAAAKRSLYKAILGTISCLDSWHIVVSMPEEGEEEEELDLPHSLRHLGECTFYDDGTAEGEAPETVSCFAGVFYNYFSIGMDAQVAYGFHQLRDDKPFLASGPLSNKLIYAGYTCKQGWFFTQCISDPELRGLTNIIRLSIKKMDSSEWEHIPVPSSVRAIVALNLHNYASGRNPWGNLKPEYLEKKGFVEAQSDDGLLEIFGLKQGWHASLVMVELISAKHIAQAAAIRIEIKGGQWRDAYMQMDGEPWKQPLSTEYSTFVDIKRVPYPSLIINGTDR, translated from the exons ATGCGATCGCGGTCGCGGTCATGCTCGGAGATGTCGCTGTCGctgtcggcggcggggtcgtcCCCCGCGGAGCGGGACGGCGAGCTGCGGTCGTCACCCAACTCGCCCCCGGCCGCGGCGCCCCCGCCGCTGGTGGGCGCCTTCATCGAGTCGCTCTCGTTCCGCAGCTGCGGCTTCGGCCGCGCCGCGTCGTCGGCGTTCGAGAAGGAGgacctccgcctccgcgccgcgctCCCGCAGCGCCTCCGCGACGCGCTGCACGCCGCGCTCAGGGCGCGCGACCCGTCCGCGGGCAAGTTCGCGCTCGAGGAAGCCCCCGGGGCGCCCACCGGTGTCAACCAGTGGTACGCCCTCGCGCCCGAAGACGCCCCCGAGAACCCCCTCGTCGCCTTCGTCAACCCCAAaagcggcggccgcgtcgGCCCCGTCCTCAAGTCCCGCCTCCAGGAGCTCATCGGCGAAGACCAG GTTTTTGATCTTACGGTTGTTAAGCCTTCTGACTTTGTGGAATATGCTTTGGCTTGTCTGGAGCAACTTGCTGATTCTGGAGATCATAGTGCAAAATCCATTCGCCATAATCTGAGAGTCATG GTAGCAGGAGGTGATGGTACAGTAGGTTGGGTGTTGGGATGTTTAGGAGAACTATATGTTCAGAACAGGGAACCGGTTCCTCCAGTTGCAGTCATACCACTTGGAACAGGAAATGATCTTTCCAGGAGCTTTGGTTGG GGTGCTTCATTTCCTTTCTCATGGAAAGCAGCTGCTAAACGATCTCTCTACAAGGCTATTTTGGGCACGATTTCTTGTTTAGACAG TTGGCATATTGTTGTTTCTATGCCAGAAgaaggcgaagaagaagaagaattggaTCTTCCCCACTCCCTTAGACATCTTGGAGAGTGTACATTTTATGAT GACGGCACTGCTGAAGGAGAGGCACCTGAGACAGTTTCTTGCTTTGCTGGTGTCTTCTATAATTACTTCAGCATAG GGATGGATGCCCAAGTGGCTTACGGATTTCATCAACTACGTGACGATAAGCCATTCCTTGCAAGTGGTCCTTTATCTAATAAG TTAATTTACGCAGGATATACCTGTAAACAGGGATGGTTCTTTACGCAGTGTATTAGTGACCCTGAACTAAG GGGATTGACAAACATTATCCGTTTATCGATAAAGAAGATGGACAGTTCTGAGTGGGAGCATATCCCTGTACCATCAAG TGTAAGGGCTATTGTCGCGTTAAATCTTCACAACTATGCGAGTGGAAGGAACCCATGGGGAAACTTGAAGCCTGAATACTTGGAAAAG AAAGGATTTGTCGAAGCCCAATCAGATGATGGCCTTCTTGAAATATTTGGGTTGAAGCAAGGGTGGCATGCATCCCTCGTGATGGTGGAACTTATTTCTGCCAAACATATAGCTCAG GCAGCAGCAATCCGGATAGAGATCAAAGGTGGCCAATGGAGAGATGCATACATGCAAATGGATGGAGAGCCATGGAAGCAACCACTGAGCACTGAGTATTCAACTTTCGTTGATATCAAAAGGGTGCCATACCCATCACTGATCATCAACGGTACAGATCGCTAG
- the LOC112268511 gene encoding pentatricopeptide repeat-containing protein At5g66520-like, whose product MAVVARYLELLSRCRGGGDARPIARIQAALVTSGLLRCSAELHDALVRALASSARPHLALPLYAHLHRSGLLPTPHTLPSLLKSLALSPGAPGARRLALAVHAHAVKLGLTGFLLVNNALIRVHASLIGCLPDAHLLLRTSASVDASTFNTLITVHARAGRVADARSLFDEMPAKNVVSWSAMVNGYVQAGDGKEALVVFSRMQAEGVRPEDTVLVGVLAACAQLGALEQGKWVHGYLKANSISITVFLGTALVDMYAKCGEVQLGMEVFEGMKDKNVLAWTTMIKGLAMHGRGSEALILFSQMERSGVNPDDIAFIGALCACTHTGLVDKGKELFNSMVRRYRIKPKIEHYGCMVDLLARNGLLSEAREMVEKMPMKPDALIWGALMAGCRFHKNVEMAEYVIKHWIELEPDKSGAYVLLANIYSASGRHASAREIRHQMREKGVDKTPGCSNVEIRGVIHQFIAGDLSHPRIKDILTKWHEIDIRIRTEEGYVPDKKEALLDIEEEEKEGALSRHSEKLAIAFALISTSDNTPIRIVKNLRVCQDCHHVTKLISKVYRREIIVRDRTRFHLFKDGSCSCKDYW is encoded by the coding sequence ATGGCCGTCGTCGCGCGCTACCTGGAATTGCTATCGCGGTGCCGCGGCGGAGGGGACGCGCGTCCGATCGCGCGGATCCAGGCGGCGCTGGTCACGTCGGGGCTGCTCCGCTGCAGCGCGGAGCTCCACGACGCGCTCGTCAGGGCGCTTGCGAGCTCCGCCAGGCCGCACCTTGCGCTGCCGCTCTACGCGCACCTCCACCGCTCGGGACTGCTCCCCACCCCGCACACCCTCCCCTCGCTCCTCAAGTCGCTCGCCCTCTCCCCCGGCGCccccggcgcccgccgcctcgcgcTTGCCGTCCACGCCCACGCTGTCAAGCTCGGCCTCACGGGATTCCTCCTCGTGAACAACGCGCTCATTCGCGTCCACGCGAGTCTCATTGGCTGCCTACCCGACGCACACCTTCTGCTGCGCACCTCGGCTTCCGTGGACGCCTCCACGTTCAACACGCTCATCACGGTGCATGCTAGGGCTGGGCGGGTCGCCGACGCTCGCTCgctgttcgacgaaatgcctGCGAAGAACGTTGTTTCGTGGAGCGCTATGGTGAATGGGTACGTGCAGGCTGGAGATGGGAAGGAAGCGCTGGTGGTGTTCTCGCGGATGCAGGCCGAGGGTGTCCGCCCGGAAGACACCGTCCTTGTTGGGGTGCTTGCTGCCTGTGCGCAGCTGGGTGCGCTGGAGCAGGGGAAGTGGGTACATGGTTACCTTAAAGCGAACAGTATTAGCATCACGGTGTTTTTGGGCACTGCGTTGGTTGATATGTATGCCAAGTGTGGCGAGGTACAGCTTGGGATGGAAGTGTTTGAGGGAATGAAGGACAAGAATGTGCTGGCTTGGACTACTATGATAAAGGGCTTGGCGATGCATGGCCGGGGCTCAGAGGCATTAATCCTCTTCTCCCAGATGGAGAGATCAGGTGTTAATCCAGATGACATTGCCTTCATTGGCGCGTTGTGTGCGTGCACACACACTGGGTTAGTTGACAAGGGTAAGGAGCTTTTCAATTCCATGGTGAGAAGGTACAGGATTAAACCAAAGATTGAACATTATGGGTGCATGGTAGACCTTCTGGCACGGAATGGCTTGCTTAGTGAGGCCAGAGAGATGGTTGAGAAAATGCCCATGAAACCTGATGCCTTAATCTGGGGAGCTCTGATGGCTGGTTGTAGGTTTCACAAGAATGTGGAGATGGCTGAATATGTTATAAAACACTGGATTGAGTTGGAGCCTGACAAAAGTGGTGCTTATGTACTTTTAGCTAACATCTATTCTGCCTCTGGTAGGCATGCTTCTGCCAGGGAAATTAGGCACCAAATGCGTGAGAAGGGAGTTGATAAGACACCTGGATGTAGCAATGTGGAGATTAGAGGAGTTATCCACCAATTCATTGCTGGAGATCTGTCTCATCCTCGTATAAAAGATATTTTGACAAAGTGGCATGAGATTGATATTAGGATAAGAACAGAGGAGGGTTACGTGCCTGACAAGAAAGAAGCTTTGCTTGatattgaagaagaagagaaggaaggtGCACTCAGCCGCCATAGTGAGAAGCTGGCAATCGCATTTGCTTTGATTAGTACAAGTGATAACACGCCCATTCGGATTGTGAAGAACCTCAGAGTTTGCCAGGATTGCCATCATGTCACCAAACTTATATCCAAAGTATACCGGAGAGAAATTATTGTTAGAGATCGCACACGTTTCCATTTGTTCAAAGATGGCAGCTGTTCGTGCAAGGACTACTGGTAG
- the LOC100826244 gene encoding protein SMAX1-like, whose translation MLKPTRRNPVLVGDAGPDAVLKEAIRRIPTASSPALAAAKVLQLEAELAQLAGDMAAIAERIGELGAVIERLVGEHGGVVLDLGDLKWLVEGPAAASSEGGKAAVAEMGRLLRRFGRGVVWAVATAACATYLRCKIYHPGMEDEWDLQAVPIARGTPLAGAALRPGGSGILSNSVGMLSPMLRPTPVTPTSLRWPPGGDHTQMSKPVMCMLCKGGYERELAKLVADRVDKPASRPETANPSLPHWLQRSTDQQSKEQELKWKRSTDDLEKKWRETCVRIHSTRAGAPALSMPLASFGPRPPVEPKLAIARSAAIPTLKMNTNREKPTATPTLELHKSPPRSPVKTDLMLGRLDPGTNPSLEKEQKESYEGLTAMQRAKIAGISDIESFKRLLKGLTEKVSWQSDAASAIAAVVIQCRSGSEKRRNLGTRGDMWLLFVGPDQAGKRKMVNALSELMVNTRPVVVNFGGDSQLGRVRNDGLNMGFWGKTALDRVTEAVRQNPFSVIVLEGIDHLDIVVRGKIKRAMETGRLPDSRGREVSLGNVIFVLTTNWIPDELKGPNVETLLQAEGRMLEITSSGWQLELSVVDKQVKHRADWLCDDVRPAKVAKELSSGHGLSLDLNLAVGLVDDTEGSHNSSDVSVEQDQDKGQLAVMCSAPVPDRDLLELVDDAIVFRPVDFCPFRKTITDCLSAKFESVIGSSNAFRIDEDAIDRMAGSIWLNDEKLEDWAGKVLMPSIERLWHNVKRDNARAVVRLASVADKASPRWGGGREGLPASVTIAIDGM comes from the exons ATGCTCAAGCCGACGCGCCGCAACCCGGTGCTCGTGGGAGACGCCGGCCCGGACGCGGTGCTCAAGGAAGCAATTCGGAGGATCCCAACGGCCAGCTCCCCTGCCCTCGCTGCGGCCAAGGTCTTGCAGCTAGAGGCGGAACTCGCCCAGCTCGCCGGCGACATGGCGGCGATAGCGGAGAGGATCGGGGAGCTAGGGGCCGTGATCGAGAGGCTCGTCGGTGAGCATGGCGGGGTGGTTCTTGACCTCGGGGACCTCAAGTGGCTGGTGGAAGGCCCCGCCGCGGCGTCGTCGGAGGGGGGCAAAGCGGCTGTGGCGGAGATGGGGCGTCTGCTCAGGCGTTTCGGGCGCGGTGTTGTGTGGGCCGTCGCCACGGCGGCGTGCGCAACGTACCTCCGGTGCAAGATCTACCACCCAGGGATGGAGGATGAATGGGacctccaagccgtgcccatCGCCCGTGGCACACCGCTTGCTGGCGCTGCGCTCAG GCCTGGAGGCAGTGGAATTCTCAGCAACTCGGTGGGGATGTTATCACCAATGCTACGGCCTACGCCGGTGACACCAACATCTCTCCGATGGCCGCCAGGGGGTGACCATACTCAGATGTCAAAGCCAGTCATGTGCATGCTTTGTAAGGGTGGTTATGAGCGTGAGCTCGCCAAGCTTGTGGCGGATCGGGTGGACAAGCCAGCTTCCCGCCCTGAGACTGCCAACCCTAGTTTGCCACACTGGTTGCAGCGCAGCACTGATCAGCAG TCCAAGGAGCAAGAGTTGAAATGGAAGAGGAGCACAGATGACCTAGAGAAGAAATGGCGTGAGACCTGTGTTCGTATCCATTCAACCCGCGCTGGTGCGCCGGCACTCTCCATGCCACTGGCCTCGTTTGGTCCACGCCCGCCTGTCGAGCCCAAATTGGCCATCGCAAGGAGTGCTGCAATTCCCACTCTTAAGATGAACACCAACAGGGAGAAGCCAACGGCCACCCCGACACTTGAGCTCCACAAGAGCCCACCGAGAAGCCCAGTGAAAACCGACCTTATGCTTGGGCGCTTGGACCCTGGCACCAATCCTAGTTTGGAGAAAGAGCAGAAGGAAAGTTACGAGGGGCTCACAGCCATGCAAAGGGCTAAGATAGCTGGAATTTCTGATATTGAGTCCTTCAAGAGGCTCCTCAAGGGGCTGACAGAGAAGGTTAGCTGGCAGTCAGATGCCGCTTCAGCCATCGCTGCTGTTGTGATACAATGCAGATCTGGTAGTGAGAAGCGGCGGAACCTTGGAACAAGGGGTGATATGTGGCTCCTGTTTGTTGGCCCTGATCAGGCAGGTAAACGGAAGATGGTGAATGCATTGTCTGAGCTGATGGTAAACACAAGGCCAGTGGTTGTGAACTTTGGTGGTGACTCCCAGTTGGGCAGGGTTAGGAATGATGGACTGAACATGGGTTTCTGGGGGAAAACTGCGCTCGATCGGGTCACCGAAGCAGTTCGGCAGAACCCATTCTCAGTAATTGTTCTTGAGGGCATTGATCATTTGGACATAGTTGTTCGTGGTAAAATCAAGCGGGCAATGGAGACTGGTCGCCTGCCAGACTCCCGTGGCCGTGAGGTCAGCCTTGGCAATGTCATCTTTGTTCTCACTACCAATTGGATACCTGATGAACTTAAAGGGCCAAATGTTGAGACTTTGCTCCAAGCTGAAGGAAGGATGTTGGAGATAACAAGCTCTGGTTGGCAGCTAGAGCTTTCAGTTGTGGACAAGCAGGTGAAACACCGCGCAGATTGGCTATGTGATGATGTTCGCCCTGCAAAGGTAGCAAAAGAACTGTCGAGCGGCCATGGTCTGTCGCTTGACCTTAATTTGGCAGTTGGTCTGGTGGATGACACCGAGGGTTCGCATAACTCCAGCGATGTCTCAGTGGAGCAAGACCAAGATAAAGGACAGCTTGCTGTCATGTGTTCAGCACCAGTCCCGGACCGCGATCTATTGGAACTCGTTGACGATGCTATCGTGTTTCGACCAGTTGATTTTTGTCCATTTAGGAAGACTATTACAGATTGCTTATCAGCGAAATTTGAGTCAGTCATTGGGAGCAGCAACGCATTCAGAATCGATGAAGATGCCATTGACCGTATGGCTGGCAGCATCTGGCTCAACGATGAGAAGCTTGAGGACTGGGCTGGGAAAGTACTCATGCCGAGCATTGAGCGATTGTGGCACAATGTGAAGCGTGATAATGCGCGTGCTGTTGTCCGTCTCGCATCAGTTGCGGACAAGGCATCACCAAGGTGGGGAGGGGGCAGGGAAGGGCTACCGGCGTCGGTAACAATCGCCATAGATGGCATGTAG
- the LOC100829818 gene encoding thioredoxin domain-containing protein 9 homolog produces MDGVVGQILEKQVLSVAKAVEDKLDEEIAALERLDPDDIEALRERRMLQMRRAAERRAKWRALGHGEYAEVPEKEFFSAAKASERLVCHFYRDNWPCKVMDKHMSILAKQHVETRFIKVHAEKSPFLTEKLRIVVLPTLALVKNAKVEDYVVGFDELGGKDDFSTEDLEERIAKAQVIFLDGEGPANPSKQTTTSKRSVRQSDTGNSSDSD; encoded by the exons atggacggcgTCGTCGGCCAG ATCTTGGAGAAACAGGTCCTGTCGGTGGCCAAGGCGGTCGAGGACAAGCTCGACGAGGAGATCGCCGCGCTCGAACGGCTCGACCCGGACGACATCGAGGCGCTCCGCGAGCGCCGGATGCTGCAGATGCGCCGCGCGGCCGAGCGCCGGGCCAAGTGGCGCGCCCTGGGGCACGGCGAGTACGCCGAGGTCCCCGAGAAGGAGTTCTTCTCCGCCGCCAAGGCCAGCGAGCGCCTCGTCTGCCACTTCTACCGCGATAACTGGCCGTGCAAG GTCATGGATAAACACATGTCAATTCTTGCAAAACAGCATGTAGAAACACGGTTTATCAAAGTTCATGCTGAGAAGTCTCCCTTTTTGACCGAAAAACTAAGGATTGTTGTGCTCCCAACTCTTGCTCTAGTAAAGAATGCCAAGGTTGAGGATTATGTG GTTGGGTTTGATGAGCTTGGTGGTAAAGATGACTTCAGCACTGAAGATCTGGAGGAACGCATTGCAAAAGCTCAAGTGATCTTCCTTGATGGAGAAGGACCTGCAAATCCTTCCAAGCAAACCACCACCAGCAAACGAAGTGTTCGGCAATCAGACACTGGCAACTCATCAGACTCTGATTAG
- the LOC100830125 gene encoding ATP synthase subunit epsilon, mitochondrial — translation MSATTAAVPFWRAAGMTYIGYSNVCAALVRNCLKEPYKSEVAAREKVHFSLSKWSDEKQEKPTVRSDNE, via the exons ATGTCGGCGACGACGGCAGCTGTGCCCTtctggcgcgcggcggggatGACCTACATCGGCTACTCCAACGTCTGCGCGGCGCTCGTGCGGAACTGCCTCAAGGAGCCCTACAAGTCCGAGGTCGCCGCCCGCGAGAAGGTCCACTTCTCCCTCTCCAAGTGGTCCGACGAAAAGCAGGAGAAGCCGA CTGTCCGCTCAGACAACGAGTAA